One window of the Trifolium pratense cultivar HEN17-A07 linkage group LG2, ARS_RC_1.1, whole genome shotgun sequence genome contains the following:
- the LOC123905866 gene encoding transcription factor HEC2-like — translation MDNEDIMKTLGNVESNMDMMTMMMQMDDKFHDSYNEPFYTNNENNFPYVTSSFTPSLINPPPISYPLMTPSLQTTTNRVQIPSETVNNASFSYPQKKTSMSAMREMIFRMAVMQPIHIDPETIKPPKRKNVKISKDPQSVAARHRRERISERIRILQRLVPGGTKMDTASMLDEAIHYVKFLKKQVQTLEQAGANKPLNFVGFSGMVSNGNINYYSSNLLRGCSSPCQIMGPTSKKMLS, via the coding sequence ATGGATAATGAAGACATAATGAAAACTTTAGGAAATGTTGAAAGCAACATGGACATGATGACAATGATGATGCAAATGGATGACAAGTTTCATGATTCATATAATGAACCTTTTTATACCAACAATGAAAACAATTTCCCTTATGTAACTTCATCATTCACACCCTCTTTGATCAATCCTCCACCAATATCCTATCCATTAATGACACCGTCTCTTCAAACGACGACCAACAGAGTTCAAATCCCGTCAGAGACAGTTAACAACGCGTCGTTTTCCTACCCTCAGAAAAAGACATCAATGTCAGCAATGAGGGAGATGATATTCCGTATGGCGGTTATGCAACCGATTCATATCGATCCAGAAACAATAAAACCACCAAAGAGAAAGAATGTGAAGATTTCAAAGGATCCACAGAGTGTAGCAGCAAGACATAGAAGAGAAAGAATTAGTGAGAGAATAAGGATATTACAAAGATTAGTTCCTGGTGGAACTAAAATGGATACAGCTTCAATGTTAGATGAAGCTATACATTATGTGAAGTTTTTGAAGAAACAAGTTCAAACGTTGGAACAAGCTGGAGCAAATAAACCTTTGAATTTTGTTGGGTTTTCAGGAATGGTTTCTAATGggaatattaattattattcttcTAATTTGCTTAGAGGTTGTTCATCACCTTGTCAAATTATGGGTCCTACTTCCAAAAAAATGCTTAGTTGA
- the LOC123910011 gene encoding uncharacterized protein LOC123910011, with protein MRRKLLRPNHDFTYGTTNKPLRALRDDMRTFTQLLFLLVLYNIQPNSHPSDATMNIIGLIHYLNEGLEVDLAGIISSWMKEITMCGHPDKNLKSTILRSSSPMGFPCLIMGLCLANKIHIHEIGSEEIGTIDDEYVDRYCKPKKRRAAQQPPPPTPPQASTSNVHDQNFYNHFTYLYDQNDAGYRAMSAMQQSFYNQHTGQSVMTPQDFQAYVAWPEVRPTFLGGGNVADAEADDEGDNASEGEAGSDASMQEGDGSDAGSGSGSASGSEYGSETGSASE; from the coding sequence ATGCGAAGGAAACTTCTAAGGCCTAACCATGACTTCACCTATGGCACAACCAACAAACCCTTGAGGGCCCTTAGAGATGATATGCGCACCTTCACCCAACTCCTGTTCCTACTTGTTTTATATAACATCCAACCTAATTCCCACCCTTCAGATGCCACTATGAATATCATTGGCCTCATTCATTACTTAAATGAAGGCCTTGAAGTGGATTTGGCCGGTATCATCTCTAGTTGGATGAAAGAGATTACCATGTGTGGCCACCCTGACAAGAACCTTAAGTCCACTATTTTGAGATCCTCCAGCCCTATGGGTTTCCCGTGCTTAATTATGGGATTGTGTTTAGCTAATAAGATACACATTCATGAAATTGGAAGTGAGGAGATTGGGACAATTGATGATGAGTATGTGGATCGGTACTGCAAGCCGAAGAAGAGAAGAGCTGcacaacaaccaccaccacccaCACCACCCCAGGCCTCCACCTCTAATGTTCATGATCAGAATTTTTATAACCATTTCACTTATTTGTATGATCAGAATGATGCAGGGTATAGAGCCATGAGTGCAATGCAGCAGTCCTTCTATAATCAGCACACCGGGCAGTCGGTGATGACACCGCAAGATTTCCAAGCCTATGTTGCATGGCCTGAGGTCAGGCCTACTTTTCTTGGAGGGGGTAATGTAGCAGATGCTGAAGCTGATGATGAAGGAGACAATGCAAGTGAAGGAGAAGCTGGTTCGGATGCATCTATGCAAGAGGGAGATGGAAGTGATGCTGGCTCGGGATCTGGTTCTGCATCTGGTTCCGAATATGGTTCGGAAACCGGTTCTGCATCCGAGTGA
- the LOC123904141 gene encoding uncharacterized protein LOC123904141, producing the protein MKHPHEKDMCFKLDATEEAILDVRKQAHRPLSLEQALTNAFEALDPEKEEEIEDFLKQRDAFKELPQPEVEIEESKEDGKPVEVKLELKTLPSHLKYVFLGDDNQKPVIISSSLSKGEEESLIQVLKNNKEAIGWALSDLKGISPSYCMHSIMMEDDYKPVAQPQRRLNPTMKEVVRKEVVKLLEAGMIYPISDSAWVSPVQVVPKKGGMTVITNDKNELIPSRTVTGWRMYGYSGYNQISVNPEDHEKTAFTCPFGVFAYRRMPFGLCNAPATFQRCMQAIFSDLIEKCIEVFMDDFFVFGPSFQHCLKNLDTVLKRCVETNLVLNWEKCHFMVTEGIVLGHAGFYRRFIKDFSKIAKPLSNLLNKGTSFKIDDECLLAFNELKERLVTAPIIIAPDWKLEFELMCDASDYAVGAVLGQRKNKIFHAIHYASKVLNDAQVNYATTEKELLAIVYALEKFRSYLIGSKIVVYTDHAAIKYLITKADSKPRLIRWMLLLQEFDLEIKDKKGTENLVADHLSRLVNNEVTKHEREVLEEFPDEKLLMVQERPWFADMANFKASGLIPDDLNWHQKKKFLLFDCWGIDFMGPFPSSFSNEYILVAVDYVSKWVEAIASPKADGKTVIKFLKRNIFTRFGTPRVLISDGGSHFCNSPLAKALEHYGVKHKVASPYHPQTNGQAEVSNREIKKILEKTVSASRKDWSLKLDAALWAYRTSFKAPIGLTPFQMVYGKTCHLPVELDQAGEKRKVQLQQLDELRCQAYESSKLYKEKVKSYHDKRLVNKEFRPGQMVLLFNSRLKLFPGKLKSKWSGPFKIREVKPYGAVVLEDPATNDTWTVNGQRLKLYFGGEFDRVTTKIPLSDP; encoded by the exons ATGAAGCATCCACATGAGAAAGATATGTGCTTCAAACTTGATGCAACTGAAGAGGCCATATTAGATGTGAGAAAGCAAGCACATAGACCTTTATCTCTTGAACAGGCCTTGACCAATGCTTTCGAAGCACTTGACCccgagaaagaagaagagattgAGGACTTCTTGAAGCAACGTGATGCTTTTAAAGAATTACCTCAACCTGAAGTAGAGATTGAAGAGTCGAAGGAGGATGGAAAGCCGGTAGAAGTAAAGCTTGAGCTGAAAACATTACCATCACACCTCAAGTATGTTTTCCTTGGGGATGATAATCAAAAACCAGTAATAATCAGCAGTTCTCTATCAAAAGGTGAAGAAGAAAGTCTGATTCAAGTGctgaaaaacaacaaagaagcaATAGGATGGGCATTATCCGACTTGAAAGGTATTAGTCCATCTTATTGTATGCATAGTATCATGATGGAGGATGATTATAAACCAGTTGCACAGCCCCAACGTCGTTTGAATCCAACAATGAAGGAGGTTGTAAGAAAAGAAGTGGTGAAATTACTTGAAGCTGGTATGATTTATCCGATTTCCGACAGTGCTTGGGTTAGTCCAGTCCAGGTGGTTCCAAAGAAAGGAGGAATGACAGTGATTACaaatgacaaaaatgaattgattCCATCAAGAACCGTCACCGGgtggcggatgt ATGGTTATTCGGGGTACAATCAGATTTCAGTCAACCCCGAGGatcatgaaaaaacagctttcacatGTCCTTTCGGTGTTTTTGCTTATAGAAGAATGCCTTTCGGATTGTGCAATGCACCGGCAACATTTCAACGGTGTATGCAAGCAATTTTTTCTGACTTGATAGAGAAATGCATTGAAGTGTTCATGGATGATTTCTTCGTGTTCGGTCCGTCATTCCAACATTGCTTAAAGAATTTGGACACCGTACTGAAGAGGTGTGTTGAAACAAATCTGGTTCTTAATTGGGAGAAGTGTCATTTCATGGTGACCGAAGGCATTGTTCTTG GTCATGCCGGTTTCTACCGAAGATTCATCAAAGATTTTTCCAAAATTGCCAAACCATTAAGCAATCTGCTTAACAAAGGTAcgtcttttaaaattgatgatgaatgtttacttgcttttaatgaattgaaagaaagattggtgactgcacccataatcatagcacccgattggaaacttgaatttgaattgatgtgtgatgctagtgattatgcagttggtgcagtccttggacaaagaaagaacaaaatttttcatgctatacactatgcaagcaaagtattaaatgatgcacaagttaacTATGCAACAACCGAGAAAGAATTACTTGCTATAGTGTATGCACTTGAGAAATTTCGTTCTTATTTGATTGGTTCAAAGATTGTTGTGTATACTGACCATGCAGCTATCAAGTATTTAATTACAAAAGCTGATTCTAAGCCGAGACTCATTCGGTGGATGCTCTTACtacaagagtttgatcttgagataaaagataaaaagggaACAGAAAACTTGGTAGCTGACCACTTATCAAGACTTGTAAACAATGAGGTGACCAAACATGAACGTGAGGTTCTTGAAGAATTCCCCGATGAAAAACTGCTTATGGTGCAAGAAAGGCCATGGTTTGCTGATatggctaatttcaaagcaTCCGGATTAATACCGGATGATCTCAATtggcaccaaaagaaaaagttcctcc TATTTGATTGCTGGGGCATTGATTTCATGGGCCCTTTTCCATCATCATTTTCAAATGAATACATTCTTGTGGCAGTAGACTATGTGTCCAAGTGGGTAGAGGCAATTGCGTCACCAAAAGCTGATGGCAAAACGgtgataaaatttctaaaaagaaacattttcaccCGCTTTGGAACCCCTCGTGTGCTTATCAGTGATGGAGGGTCACATTTTTGCAATTCTCCACTAGCCAAAGCACTTGAGCATTATGGAGTCAAGCACAAAGTAGCATCACCAtaccatcctcagaccaacGGACAAGCAGAAGTTTCGAATcgtgaaataaagaaaattcttGAAAAAACTGTGTCCGCATCAAGAAAAGATTGGTCATTGAAGTTAGACGCGGCATTATGGGCATATCGGACATCTTTCAAAGCACCAATAGGCCTTACACCTTTTCAGATGGTATATGGTAAGACATGTCATCTTCCGGTGGAACTTGA ccaagccggagagaaaagaaaagttcAGCTACAACAGTTGGATGAATTGAGATGCCAAGCTTATGAATCTTCTAAGCTGTACAAAGAGAAGGTCAAAAGCTATCATGATAAACGGCTTGTCAACAAAGAATTTAGGCCAGGCCAAATGGTTTTGCTTTTCAACTCAAGATTGAAGTTATTTCCGGGAAAGCTTAAATCCAAATGGTCCGGTCCTTTCAAAATCCGTGAAGTGAAACCATATGGTGCAGTTGTGTTGGAAGATCCAGCTACCAATGACACATGGACTGTGAATGGTCAAAGATTGAAGCTCTATTTTGGTGGAGAATTTGATCGTGTCACTACCAAAATCCCACTTTCCGATCCTTGA
- the LOC123904142 gene encoding uncharacterized protein LOC123904142: protein MADDPPRNEGAGIRPCHNSPRRLAHLTRPPRGARQTEMKTGLLQLLYANPFTGLSHEDPYNHLVKFYEIAGSLGAPEAEEEAVFMRMFPHSLIGKAKDWYLDLPARVMTNWNTLEEKFLDRFFPHHRFMESKTSIAVFSQGSNETLCEAWDRYKAMLRKCPNHGFDELTQIHIFRNGLLQDSKLLLDATAGGSLLSLSAADATTIIEKMSLSDRQSERSKTQRKPGILELDPSDAVLAQNKLLTNTVEELSKQMSKLMTLQEVSTKAKQVAACELCTGDHPTGHCPPSNEEVNFMGAQQRQGQYQNAGYQRGNNSNYGQGWRQDVGSSNRQRQYESYSQPPPQQSQQTNLEETLKSFMEMQTKQNQQQHQQMQTYQRGNDAVLRNLETQIGQIAREMANNKNLGGSFAANTEPNPKEQCKSITTRSGKEVGKGIGDNLRKEEEVMKRADEEEEGEKKEVEVRKEKSSLKNFSPQHLPYPHTPSKKDKERQYARFMDIFKRLQINIPFSEALEQMPTYAKFMKEILTKKRKYNDDEVIQFDASCSAIIQRTLLTKEKDPGRVTLSVTIGNVNVGKALIDLGSRKNLIPLSVIQRVGGLDITRTRMTLQLADKSITRPSGMAEDVLVKVDKFMFPIDFVVMDIEEDDDVPLILGRSFMKTARMMIDIDDGVMKV, encoded by the exons ATGGCTGACGATCCGCCACGTAACGAAGGTGCCGGTATAAGGCCATGTCACAACAGTCCACGGAGACTTGCTCATCTTACAAGGCCTCCCAGAGGTGCAAGACAAACAGAGATGAAAACCGGACTCTTGCAATTATTATATGCTAACCCTTTTACAGGTTTGTCACATGAAGATCCGTACAACCATTTGGTCAAATTCTATGAAATTGCCGGTTCACTTGGTGCTCCTGAAGCGGAGGAGGAAGCGGTGTTCATGAGAATGTTTCCACATTCATTGATAGGAAAGGCCAAAGATTGGTACCTTGATTTACCAGCTCGAGTTATGACAAATTGGAATACCTTGGAAGAGAAGTTTCTTGATCGGTTCTTTCCACATCATAGATTCATGGAGTCAAAGACATCAATCGCGGTGTTTTCTCAAGGCTCCAATGAGACTCTATGTGAAGCATGGGATCGATACAAAGCAATGCTGCGTAAATGCCCTAATCATGGATTTGATGAACTAacccaaattcatatttttagaaatggtCTTTTGCAGGATTCAAAGCTCCTTTTAGATGCAACAGCAGGTGGTTCTCTTTTATCATTAAGTGCTGCAGATGCTACGACTATCATTGAAAAAATGTCACTTAGTGATCGACAAAGTGAACGTAGCAAAACTCAAAGGAAGCCTGGGATTCTTGAACTTGATCCATCAGATGCTGTATTGGCTCAAAATAAGCTTCTTACCAACACGGTGGAGGAGTTATCCAAACAAATGTCAAAGTTGATGACTCTTCAAGAAGTGTCAACTAAAGCTAAACAGGTTGCAGCGTGTGAATTGTGTACCGGAGACCATCCAACAGGTCATTGTCCTCCGTCTAATGAGGAAGTGAATTTCATGGGAGCTCAACAAAGGCAAGGTCAGTACCAAAATGCTGGCTATCAAAGAGGTAACAATTCAAACTATGGCCAAGGTTGGAGACAAGATGTTGGTTCATCAAATAGGCAAAGACAGTATGAAAGTTACAGTCAACCACCTCCACAACAATCTCAACAAACAAACTTAGAAGAGACATTGAAATCGTTCATGGAGATGCAGACAAAGcaaaaccaacaacaacaccaacaaATGCAGACATACCAACGAGGGAATGACGCGGTGTTAAGAAATCTTGAGACTCAGATTGGTCAAATAGCAAGAGAAATGGCCAATAACAAGAATCTAGGAGGATCATTTGCAGCCAACACCGAACCAAATCCAAAAGAACAATGTAAGTCAATTACAACAAGAAGCGGTAAGGAAGTTGGCAAAGGAATAGGTGATAACTTGAGAAAGGAAGAGGAGGTTATGAAAAGAGCagatgaagaggaggaaggagaaa AGAAGGAGGTTGAAGTGAGAAAGGAGAAGAGTAGTCTAAAGAATTTTTCACCTCAACATCTACCATATCCACATACTCCATCAAAGAAAGATAAAGAAAGGCAATATGCAAGGTTTATGGATATCTTTAAAAGATTGCAAATCAACATTCCATTCTCCGAAGCCTTAGAGCAGATGCCAACATAtgcaaaatttatgaaagaAATCCTTACCAAGAAGAGGAAgtacaatgatgatgaagtcATTCAATTTGATGCAAGCTGTAGCGCTATTATCCAACGAACTCTTctgacaaaagaaaaagatccgGGAAGAGTCACGTTGTCGGTTACCATTGGTAATGTGAATGTTGGAAAAGCTCTTATTGATTTGGGGTCGAGAAAAAATCTTATTCCGTTATCAGTGATCCAACGGGTTGGTGGTCTTGACATCACACGTACAAGAATGACATTACAACTTGCTGATAAATCCATCACTCGTCCGTCGGGAATGGCTGAAGATGTTCTTGTAAAAGTTGATAAGTTTATGTTCCCTATAGACTTTGTGGTGATGGACATTGAAGAGGATGATGATGTTCCGTTAATTCTTGGAAGGTCGTTCATGAAAACAGCTCGTATGATGATTGATATTGATGACGGGGTGATGAAAGTTTGA